A stretch of DNA from Basfia succiniciproducens:
ATTAGACTTGGCGGATCATTATTTACGTCATATCGGTATTTATGCATATCGCGCGGGCTTTATTAAGCAATATGTGCAATGGAAACCGAGCGCCTTAGAGCAAATCGAAAGCCTGGAACAGCTTAGAGTGCTTTGGTACGGGGAAAAAATTCACGTGGAGTTAGCGAAAGAAATTCCGGCTGTTGGCGTCGATACCGCAGAAGATCTTGAGAAAGTAAGAGCTATTTTATCAAATTTTTAAGGAACAGACTATGTTAGATAAAATCATTGGTGCGGTAATTAGTAACGCATTGGGTGGTAATTCAACTAATAATTCATCAAATTCATCGCTGATCAGCAATGTGTTAGGTTCATTATTGCAATCCCAGGGAGGTATGGAAGGTATTTTCAATAAATTGCAGCAAGGCGGTTTGGATAATTTATTGGAGTCCTGGATTGGTACCGGCAGAAACCAACCGATGCAGGCAAACCAAGTCTCCGAAGTGTTTGGCGAAGATACTATTTCTAGTGTTGCCCGTCAGGCAGGGGTGCCTGCATCACAAGCGCAGGATATTTTATCCCAGGCTTTACCGCAAATTATTGATATGCTTACACCGAACGGTCGTGAAGGCGGGGTGAGAACAGACAGCCTAACTCAGGCGACTCAACAGGTTCAGCAGGATAACGGATTTGGTTTAGACGATTTAATCGGCGGTGTATTGAGCAGTGTGTTAGGCGGTGGTCAACAACAATCCGCACAACCTGAACAACAACGTTCTCAGGGCGGATTAGAGGATTTATTAAGCCAAATGCTGAATACTCAAACTCGTTCCAGCCGCACGCCTACGGCAAGTACAAATGATGAATTGGCGCAGGATATCGGTTCGATTTTAGACGGTTTCTTTAAACAACGTTAATCGCTGTTTTATGAAAATAAGGCATGAACATAGTTCGTGCCTTATTTTTTTGGTAGGATTAGAGAAAAATTATTACAGAAAAATTTGTTATGTTTGATTCCAAAAAATTTCTCGCCAATGTGACCCACGATCCGGGCGTTTATCGTATGTTTGATGATAAAGATACGGTGATTTATGTGGGCAAAGCTAAGGATTTAAAAAAACGGCTATCAAGCTATTTTCGCGCCAACTTAAGCAGTAAGAAAACGGAAGCGCTGGTGGCCTCCATTTGCCGTATCGAAACCACGATCACCACTTCCGAAACGGAAGCGTTATTACTTGAACATAACTATATTAAAACTTTTCAGCCGCGTTATAACGTATTATTAAGGGACGATAAATCCTATCCTTATATTTTATTAACAAAAGAACGCCATCCTAGAATTACCTCTCACCGGGGCAGCAAAAAGGTGACGGGTGAATATTTCGGGCCTTATCCACATGCCGGTGCGGTACGCGAAACCCTGTCTTTATTGCAAAAATTATTCCCTATTCGGCAATGTGAAAATTCCGTTTATGCCAACCGTTCTCGCCCTTGCCTGCAATATCAGATTGGTCGCTGTTTAGCGCCTTGCGTTTCGGGTTATGTTTCCGATGAAGAATACAATCAGCAAGTGGGTTATGCGCGTTTATTCCTACAAGGCAAAGATCAACAGGTCTTGGATCATCTGATTGGGAAAATGGAACGGGCAAGCCGAGCATTAAACTTTGAGGAAGCCGCTCGTTATCGGGATCAAATCCAGGCGGTACGTTCCGTTATTGAAAAACAATTCGTATCAAACGAGCGGTTGGATGATATGGATATTATTGCCATTGCCTATAAGTTAGGTATTGCCTGTGTCCATGTTTTATTTATTCGTCAAGGTAAAATTTTGGGTAATCGAAGCTATTTCCCTAAAGTGCCGGAGAATACTTCATTGTCCGAGCTGACGGAAACCTTTGTAGGGCAGTTTTATTTACAGGCTCATCAAGGGCGAACCATTCCGAACAGCATTATTGTAGATCGTAAATTGGAAGAAAAGGCGGAACTGGAAAGTCTGCTTACGGATCAAGCCGGTCGTAAGGTTAGTATTCAGGACAATATTAAAGGCAATAAGAGCAAATATCTGCATTTAGCGCAAATGAACGCTCAAGCGGCGTTAGCGCTGCAATTAAAGCAATCATCCTTGATTCATGAACGTTATAAGGAATTACAGCAACTACTGGGTATTGAAAAAATTCATCGTATGGAATGTTTCGATATCAGCCATACCATGGGACAGCAAACTATCGCATCTTGTGTAGTTTTTAACGAAGAAGGCCCGCTAAAGTCCGATTATCGCCGCTTTAATATTGAAGGTATTACCGGCGGTGATGACTACGCCGCCATGGAACAGGCGTTAAAAAAACGCTACGACAAAGATCTTGAGTTGGAAAAAATCCCTGACATCATTTTTATTGACGGTGGTAAAGGGCAGCTTAACCGTGCGTTAAAAGTATTCCATGAACTCCAGGTAAAATGGGATAAAAACCGACCGCACTTAATCGGTGTAGCAAAAGGTGTGGATCGTAAAGCGGGTTTGGAAACCCTGATTATCAGCAAACAAGAACGGGAAATCAATTTACCGGCAGACAGCCTTGCGTTGCATTTAATTCAGCATATTCGTGATGAGAGCCATAATCACGCCATTAGCGGCCATCGCAAAAAGCGGCAGAAAGCCTTTACCCAAAGCGGGCTGGAAACTATTGAAGGAGTAGGCGCAAAACGCCGCCAAGCGTTGCTTAAATATTTAGGCGGTATGCAAGGAGTGAAAAATGCCACTCAGGATGAAATCGCCTCCGTCCCCGGTATTTCCGTAGCATTAGCGGAGAAAATTTTTGAGGCGTTACATCATTAAATTTTCTCATCTTATAAAGTGCGGTAAAAAATCAGCGAATTTTCACCGCACTTTTCAGTATAAATTTTTATGGAGTCTCTTGCAGATCCTCTCGTTTTCGCCAATAAGTGGCGAATCTCGGTTTTCCGGTTTTGGTTAATCCCCTGTATTTATAGGTGATAACAGAGCCTACGGCCGGCGGATTTACGCGATCTTCCAATGTAAAACCCGAACCTATTCTGAATTTTCCCCGTTGATTTTTGCAAGTCAGCGCGCCCAATGCATTGGCGAATTGCCCCTTGCCTTTGTGATGCGCGATGACCGTGCATTCTTCGTCTAAATGGGATTTTAATTTAAGGATTTGTGTGCTGCGCTTATTTTCATAAGGTGCATTGGGATTGCGCAGCACAACGCCTTCGCCTTTTTGGGTTTCAACTTGTTGCAAAAATTGCCGTACGTGATTTTTATCCCGAATCGGAATTTGTTCAATAATTTCAATATAAGAAGTGCGGTTTGTTTTCAGATAATTTTTTAATGTCGCCAGGCGGGTAAATAAATCGCCCGGCGCTTCGGGTACGTCAAACACATAAAGTTTCAGCTTGTGCCAGCCTTTGTCTTGCTGTGAGCGGGTAATTGACGAAATTTCGGCAAATTGATCCCGTTGGCTGAATAATTCGCCGTCGATGGGAAACGGCGGAAAATTTTCAAGAAAATAATCGGGAGCGGCAAGAATGCCGCCTTGCCGGCTAATAAGTTGCTTTCCGTCCCAATAACCGCGAACGCCGTCTAATTTTTCGCTCATTACCCAGCCTGTAATATCCTGATTTTTATAATTTTCTAATAACATCAATGCGGGTTCTTTGGCTTGTACCGGCAAAGTTGATAACAACAGAATCATTATCCGTTTTTTCATTTTTTATTTCTCCGAACAGAATCGGCATAATTTTATGTATCGCTTTCGCGGTGAAAAGATCTTTTGAAAGAATTTGCGGTGAAGATCGATAAAATAGAAAAATTTTTCAAAAAAGTGCGGTCAAAATCCGGCATTTTTTGAATGGTGACGGATTTTTATGAATCCGTTTCATAATGGATAAGAAATATTTTCACCTCAGAAGGGGATAAAATTCTGTTAGAATCACTAAACATAAAATTTATTCATATAAGGAAAATAATAATGACAAAGTTATTCCCAAACGCAACAGTACGTACTTCGGCACCTTACCGTTTTGATATTGTCGGTAGTTTTTTGCGCTCCGACGCCATAAAATCCGCAAGAGCGGCTTGCGCCTGCGGCGATATTTCATGCGCCGATTTAACTCGGGCGGAAGATGCGGAAATCGCAAAATTAGTAGAACGGCAAAAATCCGTCGGTCTGCATGCGGTAACAGACGGTGAATTCCGTCGTACATTCTGGCATTTGGACTTTTTAGCCGGTTTAGACGGTGTGGAAGAAGTGGATGCCGAAAAGTTTTCCGTACAGTTCAAACATCATAATGTGCGACCGAAAACCTTGAAAATTGTCGGTAAAGTGGATTTTTCGGAAAATCATCCTTTCGTTGAACATTTCCGTTCCGTAAATGAATTGGCAAAAGGCACCGAAGTGAAATTTACTATTCCTTCGCCTTCTATGCTGCATTTAATCACCAATGTGCGAGCGACAAATTATCAACCGATTCCCCGTTATGAAAATAACAATCAGCAATTATTGGATGACATCGCCGACGCTTACATTAAAGCAATGAATATTTTCTATAAACTGGGTTGTCGTAATCTGCAATTAGACGACACCAGTTGGGGTGAGTTTTGTGCGGAAGATAAACGCGCCGCTTATCAGGAACGGGGCTTTGATTTAGACCAAATCGCTAAGGACTACGTGTATATGCTCAATAAAATCGTGGACGCCAAACCGGCGCAGGATATTGCGATCACCATGCACATCTGCCGCGGTAATTTCCGTTCAACCTGGTTTTCGGCGGGCGGTTATGAACCCGTGGCGGAAATTTTATTCGGCAGCTGCCGGGTGGACGGTTTTTTCTTAGAATACGATTCTGATCGCGCCGGCGATTTTAAACCTTTACGTTTCATCAAGAATCAGCAAGTGGTACTGGGCTTGGTTACGTCGAAAGACGGCACATTGGAAAACCGTGAGGACATCATTAACCGCATTAAAGAAGCGGCGCAATATGTGGATATTAACCAGCTCTGTTTAAGCCCGCAATGCGGCTTTGCTTCGACGGAAGAAGGCAATATCTTAACGGAAGAACAGCAATGGGCAAAACTCAACTTTATTCGTGAAATTGCGGAAGAAGTCTGGGGTAAATAGGATCTGTTTATAAAAGATAAACAGCCCCTGATTTCAAATAAAAAGTGCGGTCAAAAATTGACGATTTTTTTAGATAAAAATCAGTAAAATTTGACCGCACTTTTTTCAATTAATGGGCTTTTCTGCTGAATAATTTAAGTAAAGGCAGAATAACCGCGCAGGCGATGGCGCCGATAATCATGCCTGTCAGTCCTTCTACCAGCCAGGCAAGCTGATGATAAATCCGAAATTGTTCGACAAAGTGGTGAATTTCCGGTAGATAATGCACGAAAATACCGCCGCCGACCAAAAACATAGCGATAGTGCCGATGACGGACAATGACCGCATAAACCAAGGCATGATAAATAATAGAAACTCACCGGATTTTTGTGAAAATTTACCGTTTTTTCGAAGCAACCACAAACCGATATCATCAAGTTTAACGATCAATCCTACCAAACCGTAAACGAAAACGGTGATCCCCAAGCCAACGGCACTTAAGGTGAGAATTTTTGTGGAAATATCCGCCTGTTGAATACTGCCTAAGGCAATGATGATAATTTCGGCAGAGAGAATGAAATCGGTACGAACGGCACCTTTGATTTTATCTTTCTCATCGCTGCTATCTTTTATTTCTTCATGTTGTTCCTGGTGGATAAATTTGTGTAGGAGTTTTTCTACACCTTCGAAACATAAATAGGCACCGCCCGCCATTAATAAAATATTAATGGCGGAAGGGAAGTAAACCGACAACAATAACGCCAGCGGAATGAGGATAACTTTATTTATCAGCGACCCGCGCGCAACGGAAAACACAACGGGCAATTCTCGTTCGGCGCCGATATCTTTGCCGCTGACCTGATTTGCGTTTAAGGCTAAATCGTCGCTGATTAGACCTACGGTTTTTTTAGCCGCAACCTTAGTCATTACGGATACGTCGTCAAGTACCGAGGCGATATCGTCCAATAAAGTGAATAATGAGCTAAATGCCATAATTTATTTCCTAAATAAAATATTCAACTAAAAACGCACATTAAGCGTGCGTTTTACGTTTGTTGAAAAAGGTTTATTTCCAGTTTTCACGTTTTGCCGTTTGCAGTTTTTCGTATGCTTTTAAGAGCTTTTGATGTGCCTGAAATTTGTTTAAGTGCTCATCATCGGCTAATAAATCATAAAACGGATTACCGCCTTGAACGGCATTCCAGGCAAAATCTGCGGCGGTTTTACCATACATTTTTTCAAATACGTTGCGGTATTGTATCGGCGTACGCGATTCATCCAGAAATAATTCAAGGGTGCTGATTAAACAGCGGTAATAGTTTGCTCGTTCGGGAGTGAAAACCGAACTATTCATGTTATATGTCCAGTTTGCCCATTCCAGCGCCATTTCTAAATCACCTAAGGCCAAATGCAGCATGGATTTTAATTCGCCCGTACGCAAAGTCACCCAGCCGGATTTCGGCGGCGCCACTAAACCGATGAATTCACGCACACGGGTTGCATCGTCGATGGCTTGTTCGTCTAATTCTTCAAGCAGTTCCAGATAAGTTTCTTTATCGTGATGGAAGTGCGGTAAATCCAATAAGATTTCTCGCCACTCCATACCCATATTGTTATTCGCATAGATTAAATCGTCCGCCGGATAAATATCCGACATGCCGGGCACGATACTGCGACAGGCATAGACATCTAAGTGATTGTAATCCATGATATAAACTTCTTTTTTATCTTCGTTGAAGATATTCATTAAGTTGTCGTATTCTTCATGGCTGGTGCCGGAGAAATCCCAGTGTACAAAGTCGTAATCCGCTTCGTCTTTAAACAGATCCCAAGAGATTAAACCGCTGGAGTCGATAAAATGGGTTTCAAGATTTGCTAAATCCGCCACATCTCCATTATTAAAGGAAGGCGGCGAGAAGACGTCTAAATCTTTCAGACTACGCCCTTGTAATAATTCCGTTACCGTACGTTCAAAGGCTACCTGAAAATTCGGATGGGCGCCGAATGAAGCAAAGCAAGTGCCGTTATTCGGGTTTAATAAAATCACACAAATCACCGGATATTTACCGCCTAGCGAAGCATCATAAGCCAAAATAGGGAAACCTTCTTCCTCTAATTTGTTAATGGATGCGGCAACGGTCGGATATTGCTCTATAACTTCCTGAGGAATCGGCGGCAGACTGATAGCTTCTTTTAAAATACGGTTTTTTACATAACGTTCAAATACTTCCGACAAACCCTGTACGCGCGCTTCGTACTTAGTATTACCCGCAGACATACCGTTTGAGGCATATAAATTGGCAATAATGCTTTGCGGAATATAAACGGTTTGCTGATCCGATTGGCGTACATAAGGCATAGCGACAATGCCGCGATCGTAATTGCCGGATTGCAGATCCACTAATAATTCAGGAGTTAGTTCCCGATTCGGATCGAAATAATTCAATAGGAACTCGTCTAAAATCCCTTCCGGTATGCTTGAATCATCTTCAATCGGGAACCATTTTTCAGTGGGATAATGGACGAATTCACCGTTGGCAAGATCTTGCCCTAAATAGTAATCGGAAAAGAAATAGTTGGTGGAAAGACGCTCAAAATATTCGCCTAATGCCGAGGCAAGCGCCGCTTTTTGGCTGCCGCCTTTACCGTTGGCAAAACATTGCGGGCAATCTTTATCGCGAATATGAACGGACCATACGTTTGGTACGGGGTTCAACCAAGAGGCTTCTTCAATATTAAAACCGAGTGCGGTCAGTTTTTGTTGAAATTTTGCGATACTGTCTT
This window harbors:
- a CDS encoding YidB family protein encodes the protein MLDKIIGAVISNALGGNSTNNSSNSSLISNVLGSLLQSQGGMEGIFNKLQQGGLDNLLESWIGTGRNQPMQANQVSEVFGEDTISSVARQAGVPASQAQDILSQALPQIIDMLTPNGREGGVRTDSLTQATQQVQQDNGFGLDDLIGGVLSSVLGGGQQQSAQPEQQRSQGGLEDLLSQMLNTQTRSSRTPTASTNDELAQDIGSILDGFFKQR
- the uvrC gene encoding excinuclease ABC subunit UvrC; amino-acid sequence: MFDSKKFLANVTHDPGVYRMFDDKDTVIYVGKAKDLKKRLSSYFRANLSSKKTEALVASICRIETTITTSETEALLLEHNYIKTFQPRYNVLLRDDKSYPYILLTKERHPRITSHRGSKKVTGEYFGPYPHAGAVRETLSLLQKLFPIRQCENSVYANRSRPCLQYQIGRCLAPCVSGYVSDEEYNQQVGYARLFLQGKDQQVLDHLIGKMERASRALNFEEAARYRDQIQAVRSVIEKQFVSNERLDDMDIIAIAYKLGIACVHVLFIRQGKILGNRSYFPKVPENTSLSELTETFVGQFYLQAHQGRTIPNSIIVDRKLEEKAELESLLTDQAGRKVSIQDNIKGNKSKYLHLAQMNAQAALALQLKQSSLIHERYKELQQLLGIEKIHRMECFDISHTMGQQTIASCVVFNEEGPLKSDYRRFNIEGITGGDDYAAMEQALKKRYDKDLELEKIPDIIFIDGGKGQLNRALKVFHELQVKWDKNRPHLIGVAKGVDRKAGLETLIISKQEREINLPADSLALHLIQHIRDESHNHAISGHRKKRQKAFTQSGLETIEGVGAKRRQALLKYLGGMQGVKNATQDEIASVPGISVALAEKIFEALHH
- a CDS encoding DNA ligase — translated: MKKRIMILLLSTLPVQAKEPALMLLENYKNQDITGWVMSEKLDGVRGYWDGKQLISRQGGILAAPDYFLENFPPFPIDGELFSQRDQFAEISSITRSQQDKGWHKLKLYVFDVPEAPGDLFTRLATLKNYLKTNRTSYIEIIEQIPIRDKNHVRQFLQQVETQKGEGVVLRNPNAPYENKRSTQILKLKSHLDEECTVIAHHKGKGQFANALGALTCKNQRGKFRIGSGFTLEDRVNPPAVGSVITYKYRGLTKTGKPRFATYWRKREDLQETP
- a CDS encoding 5-methyltetrahydropteroyltriglutamate--homocysteine S-methyltransferase, translating into MTKLFPNATVRTSAPYRFDIVGSFLRSDAIKSARAACACGDISCADLTRAEDAEIAKLVERQKSVGLHAVTDGEFRRTFWHLDFLAGLDGVEEVDAEKFSVQFKHHNVRPKTLKIVGKVDFSENHPFVEHFRSVNELAKGTEVKFTIPSPSMLHLITNVRATNYQPIPRYENNNQQLLDDIADAYIKAMNIFYKLGCRNLQLDDTSWGEFCAEDKRAAYQERGFDLDQIAKDYVYMLNKIVDAKPAQDIAITMHICRGNFRSTWFSAGGYEPVAEILFGSCRVDGFFLEYDSDRAGDFKPLRFIKNQQVVLGLVTSKDGTLENREDIINRIKEAAQYVDINQLCLSPQCGFASTEEGNILTEEQQWAKLNFIREIAEEVWGK
- a CDS encoding DUF808 domain-containing protein, giving the protein MAFSSLFTLLDDIASVLDDVSVMTKVAAKKTVGLISDDLALNANQVSGKDIGAERELPVVFSVARGSLINKVILIPLALLLSVYFPSAINILLMAGGAYLCFEGVEKLLHKFIHQEQHEEIKDSSDEKDKIKGAVRTDFILSAEIIIIALGSIQQADISTKILTLSAVGLGITVFVYGLVGLIVKLDDIGLWLLRKNGKFSQKSGEFLLFIMPWFMRSLSVIGTIAMFLVGGGIFVHYLPEIHHFVEQFRIYHQLAWLVEGLTGMIIGAIACAVILPLLKLFSRKAH
- the ycaO gene encoding 30S ribosomal protein S12 methylthiotransferase accessory factor YcaO, producing MTEQTFIPGKDAALEDSIAKFQQKLTALGFNIEEASWLNPVPNVWSVHIRDKDCPQCFANGKGGSQKAALASALGEYFERLSTNYFFSDYYLGQDLANGEFVHYPTEKWFPIEDDSSIPEGILDEFLLNYFDPNRELTPELLVDLQSGNYDRGIVAMPYVRQSDQQTVYIPQSIIANLYASNGMSAGNTKYEARVQGLSEVFERYVKNRILKEAISLPPIPQEVIEQYPTVAASINKLEEEGFPILAYDASLGGKYPVICVILLNPNNGTCFASFGAHPNFQVAFERTVTELLQGRSLKDLDVFSPPSFNNGDVADLANLETHFIDSSGLISWDLFKDEADYDFVHWDFSGTSHEEYDNLMNIFNEDKKEVYIMDYNHLDVYACRSIVPGMSDIYPADDLIYANNNMGMEWREILLDLPHFHHDKETYLELLEELDEQAIDDATRVREFIGLVAPPKSGWVTLRTGELKSMLHLALGDLEMALEWANWTYNMNSSVFTPERANYYRCLISTLELFLDESRTPIQYRNVFEKMYGKTAADFAWNAVQGGNPFYDLLADDEHLNKFQAHQKLLKAYEKLQTAKRENWK